The genomic stretch ACTCGCTTCTCCTGCTCGAACAGCTCTTTGATGCTCCAAAAGCAGGAAAAGCCGGTTACGCCGAAAATAGCAGAGAAAAAAGTATGAGCAGTAAAATAGGAAGCAGCCAGGAACAAAAGGCCTGCCAGGATAAATACAGGATAGATTCTCCTGGAAAAATAATATTCTGCCTTAATTACAATGGGATGAAACAGCCCGATCAGTAAAAAGGAGCATAAACCGATTAGTATTCCAAGCACTGAGTATCACCTCGCTTTCTTTTTTTGTTGGATATGGGATAATTTTATGAATCATATTAATTAAATTAGCTCTTAAAAAGAAAATATCAGGTTATTCTATGAAAATCAAGAGATAATAAGAACAGATAAGAGTTTTACCAGGTATACAGTAAATGCAGGAAGGTATTAAAAAAGTATAACGTTAGTCATTTTTTAAGTATTACTTTCTTGTGTTTGCTGTGTTATCTGCTATTTTTATAACAGACAGAGGGATTCTAAATGTACTGGATAAAGCCTGCTTATGCATCGGCTTTTTTTATTTTCCGTAGTTTGTTCGATGACAATACCTGTGTACAACTCTGTAAGGAAGCTGCTGAGGCTGAACACAAGTGCTTCTTTTCAAGATCCGTACAGGTGTAGTTTCTGTTCTGAAAAAGTCAGTTATAGGTGGAGGGGATACGAGATTCTACTTTACGTGTATTCTATAAAACCTTATCGAAAATCACATTGATTTTTGCTTTCAAACATGCTACAATGTAAACCGATTATGTAAGAGAAAGGTTGTGATGTTAGGGTTGGAGAAAAAGCTGGCTTTGTATGGCTTTAACAACCTCACAAAAACACTTAGCTTCAACATCTATGATGTTTGCTATGCAAAAAGTGAGAGAGAGCAAAAGGATTATATTGCATACATTGATGAACAATATAATTCCGAAAGATTAACAAAAATCTTATGTGATGTAACAGAGATGATTGGGGCACATATACTTAATATCTCGAAACAGGATTACGATCCTCAGGGTGCAT from Anaerocolumna sp. AGMB13020 encodes the following:
- a CDS encoding DUF4491 family protein; this encodes MLGILIGLCSFLLIGLFHPIVIKAEYYFSRRIYPVFILAGLLFLAASYFTAHTFFSAIFGVTGFSCFWSIKELFEQEKRVEKGWFPKNPRRK